From Candidatus Neomarinimicrobiota bacterium, one genomic window encodes:
- the egtB gene encoding ergothioneine biosynthesis protein EgtB, whose amino-acid sequence MTDPRKTAIEGDLTAARNLILNLWNRVPDRDLNRTLHPDFRPLRWHLGHVGMYESRWIIEQAQGGACPDPELCYLFSTENPQSRLEDLPPREEVLAFSTRVRELALEFLERVDLDAANPLTRDGYVFQNVVTHEYQHVETIAYQLQMLELDLSAGHDLDVTTEAPSENREIHVPAGEHAVGRMRADPLFSYDNEWPRHTVQLDEFLLAQYPCTNAEFLEFVLDAGYRRKEFWSPEGWQWKQQTGAVQPLYWRAEDGAWRQKTITGEIALPRAHPVMLIAYYEAEAYARYRGMRLPTEAEWEVAAAWDPDRGRQRTYAWGDEAPDAGRARFGQPLGWTVPVGQAGNVTPNGLHGMTGNIWEWTSTPFDGYPGFEAYPYPEYSQQWFDGEHRVVRGGSFASQAPMLRASFRNWFYPRTRERFIGVRLARTP is encoded by the coding sequence ATGACCGATCCCCGCAAGACCGCCATCGAAGGAGACCTGACCGCGGCGCGGAACCTGATACTGAATCTGTGGAACCGGGTGCCAGACCGAGACCTCAACCGGACGCTGCACCCCGACTTTCGCCCCCTGCGGTGGCATCTGGGACACGTGGGCATGTATGAGTCGCGCTGGATTATCGAGCAGGCCCAAGGTGGGGCCTGCCCCGATCCTGAGTTGTGTTACCTGTTCTCAACGGAGAATCCCCAGAGCCGGCTGGAGGACCTGCCCCCGCGGGAGGAGGTACTGGCGTTCAGTACCAGAGTGCGAGAGCTGGCGCTGGAGTTTTTGGAGCGGGTAGACCTGGACGCGGCCAACCCCCTCACCCGCGACGGCTACGTATTTCAGAACGTAGTGACCCACGAATATCAACACGTCGAGACCATCGCCTATCAGCTGCAGATGCTGGAGCTGGACCTTTCCGCCGGCCATGACCTGGATGTTACCACGGAGGCGCCATCCGAGAACCGCGAAATTCACGTCCCGGCGGGTGAGCACGCCGTGGGCCGCATGCGGGCTGATCCGCTCTTCTCGTATGACAACGAGTGGCCGCGACACACGGTTCAGCTGGACGAGTTCCTGCTGGCTCAATACCCCTGCACCAATGCCGAGTTCCTTGAATTCGTTCTGGATGCGGGCTACCGGCGGAAGGAGTTTTGGAGCCCGGAGGGCTGGCAATGGAAGCAGCAGACCGGGGCGGTGCAACCCCTGTATTGGCGGGCAGAAGATGGGGCTTGGCGGCAGAAAACCATCACCGGCGAAATAGCCCTGCCCCGGGCCCACCCGGTCATGCTCATCGCCTATTATGAAGCGGAAGCCTATGCCCGCTACCGTGGCATGCGGCTGCCCACTGAGGCCGAGTGGGAGGTGGCCGCGGCCTGGGACCCGGACCGGGGGCGGCAACGGACCTATGCGTGGGGGGATGAAGCGCCCGATGCCGGTCGGGCCCGGTTTGGTCAGCCGCTGGGCTGGACCGTGCCGGTGGGCCAGGCAGGCAACGTCACGCCCAACGGCCTGCACGGCATGACCGGCAACATCTGGGAGTGGACCAGCACCCCCTTTGACGGCTACCCCGGCTTTGAGGCGTACCCCTATCCGGAGTACTCCCAGCAGTGGTTTGACGGCGAGCACCGGGTGGTGCGGGGCGGCTCATTCGCCAGCCAGGCTCCCATGCTGCGGGCCAGCTTCCGCAACTGGTTTTATCCCCGCACCCGGGAACGCTTTATCGGGGTGCGCCTGGCCAGGACCCCCTAG
- the egtD gene encoding L-histidine N(alpha)-methyltransferase, producing MTLQTTISEERCTVQVVPSSHRLETVHDVVRSGLAHTPKTLPAFLLYDERGSKLFEDICLLPEYYLTNSEQAILDAHAGEMASYCAQQLQLIELGSGSSTKTRTFLNALYARGRRPVYRPIDISRSMLYRTARQLVKEYPQLQVHAIASDYQRGLEEVARRQGPQKVYLFLGSNLGNFSPTEAVSFLQQIRTTMIHEDLLFLGVDLVKPLPVLMSAYDDEQGVTAEFSRNVLVRLNRELHANFVPERFRHLAVWNPENQAVEMYLESQGEQTVYIKDLDQLVAFADGETIHTESSHKYTLDSLTRLCTAAKLRIRRTWTDQQGYFALNLISPAPESLA from the coding sequence ATGACCCTGCAAACAACCATTTCCGAAGAGCGCTGCACTGTCCAGGTAGTGCCATCAAGCCACCGCCTGGAAACCGTCCACGATGTGGTTCGCAGCGGGCTGGCCCATACGCCCAAGACCCTCCCGGCGTTCCTGCTCTACGATGAGCGCGGCTCAAAACTCTTCGAGGACATCTGCCTGTTGCCGGAGTACTACCTCACGAACTCGGAGCAGGCCATTCTGGATGCCCATGCCGGTGAGATGGCCTCCTATTGCGCCCAACAGCTGCAGCTTATTGAGCTGGGCAGCGGCAGTTCCACCAAGACACGCACATTCCTGAATGCCCTCTACGCCCGTGGGCGGCGCCCGGTTTACAGGCCCATCGACATTTCCCGCTCCATGCTGTACCGCACTGCGCGGCAGCTGGTAAAAGAGTACCCCCAGCTGCAGGTGCACGCCATCGCCAGCGATTACCAGCGGGGACTCGAGGAGGTGGCCCGGCGGCAGGGGCCCCAAAAGGTCTACCTGTTCCTCGGCTCCAACTTGGGCAACTTTTCGCCTACCGAAGCCGTGAGCTTCCTCCAGCAAATCCGAACTACCATGATCCATGAGGACCTGCTGTTTCTGGGGGTTGACCTGGTAAAACCCCTCCCCGTCCTGATGAGCGCCTACGATGATGAACAGGGGGTTACCGCCGAGTTCAGCAGGAACGTTCTGGTGCGCCTCAACCGGGAGCTCCACGCCAACTTCGTACCCGAGCGCTTCCGGCACCTGGCGGTCTGGAATCCTGAAAATCAGGCAGTGGAGATGTACCTCGAAAGCCAGGGCGAGCAGACGGTCTACATCAAGGACCTGGACCAACTTGTCGCCTTCGCCGATGGTGAGACCATTCACACCGAAAGCAGCCACAAATATACCCTCGACAGCCTCACCAGGCTGTGCACGGCAGCCAAGCTCCGGATCCGGCGAACGTGGACCGATCAGCAAGGTTATTTTGCGCTGAACCTCATCAGTCCTGCCCCTGAGAGCTTGGCCTGA
- a CDS encoding O-acetyl-ADP-ribose deacetylase, which translates to MTLVRGDITVQQVDAIVNAADPTLLGGGGVDGAIHRAAGPRLLEECRTLGGCPTGEARITSAYRLPARFVIHTVGPVWNGGAEGEPELLAACYGSVMKLAAEHGLASLALPSISTGAYGFPIARAVPIAVGTVAGLLAAAGAGSALSEVRFVCFSAGVFDAYERELQARGFELDTPP; encoded by the coding sequence ATCACACTGGTTCGGGGCGACATCACGGTGCAGCAGGTGGATGCCATCGTCAACGCAGCCGACCCAACCCTGCTGGGCGGCGGTGGCGTTGACGGCGCCATTCATCGCGCCGCCGGTCCCCGGCTGCTGGAGGAGTGCCGCACGCTGGGCGGCTGCCCGACCGGCGAGGCGCGCATCACATCGGCCTACCGGCTCCCGGCCCGCTTCGTCATCCATACGGTGGGTCCCGTTTGGAACGGTGGCGCGGAGGGTGAGCCGGAGCTGCTGGCCGCCTGCTATGGCAGCGTCATGAAACTGGCAGCCGAACACGGCCTGGCCTCCCTGGCCTTGCCCTCCATCAGCACCGGCGCCTACGGCTTCCCCATCGCTCGCGCGGTTCCCATTGCCGTCGGGACAGTAGCGGGCCTGCTCGCCGCCGCGGGGGCAGGGTCGGCGCTGAGCGAGGTCCGTTTTGTCTGCTTCAGCGCGGGCGTTTTCGATGCTTATGAGCGGGAACTCCAGGCGCGGGGATTCGAACTCGACACACCCCCTTGA
- a CDS encoding ABC transporter permease has translation MQALNHRVALAADDYPAVVAAFIRERAGSVSDRPADSRASRSPLVRQTLRHLLLMGIAVGLAVIVAVPVGIMLVGHKRAAGIVLGLAGVVQTIPSIAMLGFMIPLLGIGVVPAIAALFIYGLLPILRNTYTGIRDISPALREVAAGLGLEGWRRLLWLELPLAAPVIFAGIRTAAVISVGTATLAAFIGAGGLGEPIVQGLSFNSPRMILSGAVPAAVLAMVVDTALGWLERRQLTGLTGGKAKA, from the coding sequence ATGCAGGCCCTGAACCACCGGGTTGCGCTGGCCGCCGATGACTACCCAGCGGTGGTGGCGGCCTTCATCAGGGAGCGGGCTGGATCCGTCTCAGACCGGCCGGCGGACAGCCGGGCGAGCCGATCCCCGCTGGTCAGGCAGACCCTCAGACACCTGCTGCTGATGGGCATCGCCGTGGGGCTGGCCGTGATCGTGGCGGTGCCGGTAGGCATAATGCTGGTGGGCCACAAGCGCGCGGCGGGTATCGTTTTGGGCCTGGCAGGGGTGGTGCAGACCATCCCGTCCATCGCCATGCTGGGATTCATGATCCCGCTGCTGGGCATCGGCGTGGTGCCAGCCATCGCCGCGCTGTTCATATATGGCCTGCTGCCCATTCTCCGCAATACGTACACCGGCATCCGGGACATCTCCCCCGCCCTGCGGGAAGTGGCCGCCGGCCTGGGGCTGGAAGGCTGGCGACGGTTGCTGTGGCTGGAACTGCCCCTGGCCGCGCCGGTCATCTTTGCGGGGATCCGCACCGCTGCCGTGATATCGGTGGGGACGGCAACGCTGGCGGCCTTCATTGGAGCCGGCGGACTGGGGGAGCCTATCGTTCAGGGACTGTCGTTCAACTCGCCCCGCATGATCCTCTCCGGGGCCGTGCCGGCTGCGGTGCTGGCCATGGTTGTGGATACCGCTCTGGGCTGGCTGGAGCGGCGACAACTGACCGGGCTGACCGGTGGGAAGGCCAAGGCCTAG
- a CDS encoding ATP-binding cassette domain-containing protein: MIQFSAVSMSYGGAPIIRDLDLEVAAGETVVLIGPSGGGKTTALKMVNGLVMPTAGRVEVNGRPVERWDLQALRRISGYVIQEVGLFPHWTVARNVGILPRLSGWDGGKIARRVDELLALVELNPAEYGRRYPHELSGGEAQRVGVARALALKPAILLMDEPFGALDPLTRAQLQEELLRILGELNVATLLVTHDLAEAFRLADRVAVLVAGRLEQVDTPQRMLAQPESAFIRRLLAAELIGAKPSGGGKEQP, encoded by the coding sequence ATGATCCAATTCTCAGCGGTGAGCATGTCCTATGGCGGCGCTCCCATCATCCGGGACCTGGACCTGGAGGTGGCGGCGGGCGAGACCGTTGTGCTCATTGGACCCAGCGGCGGCGGCAAGACGACCGCCCTGAAAATGGTGAACGGACTGGTGATGCCGACGGCGGGCCGGGTGGAGGTGAATGGCCGGCCGGTGGAGCGCTGGGACTTGCAGGCGCTGCGCCGGATCAGCGGCTACGTCATTCAGGAGGTGGGGCTGTTCCCCCACTGGACGGTGGCTCGAAATGTTGGCATATTGCCACGACTATCGGGTTGGGACGGGGGCAAGATTGCCCGCCGGGTGGACGAGCTGCTGGCGCTGGTGGAACTCAATCCGGCGGAATACGGCCGCCGCTATCCACACGAGCTGTCCGGCGGGGAAGCGCAGCGCGTGGGGGTCGCACGCGCACTGGCGCTGAAGCCTGCCATCCTGCTCATGGACGAACCTTTCGGCGCCCTCGACCCCCTGACCCGCGCCCAGCTGCAGGAGGAACTGCTCCGCATCCTGGGGGAATTGAACGTGGCTACGCTGTTGGTAACCCACGACCTGGCCGAGGCGTTCAGGCTGGCCGACCGGGTGGCGGTGCTGGTAGCGGGGCGACTGGAACAGGTGGACACCCCCCAGCGCATGCTCGCGCAGCCCGAATCAGCTTTTATTCGCCGCCTGCTGGCCGCCGAACTCATCGGCGCCAAGCCCAGTGGCGGTGGGAAAGAACAGCCGTGA